One genomic region from Anabaena sp. PCC 7108 encodes:
- a CDS encoding EutN/CcmL family microcompartment protein — MQIAKVRGTVVSTQKDPSLRGVKLLLLQLVDEDGNFLPEYEVAADSVGAGVEEWVLFSRNGAARQVLGNEQRPLDAAVVAIIDTIHVEDRLIYSKKEQYR; from the coding sequence ATGCAAATTGCCAAAGTTCGTGGCACAGTAGTCAGCACGCAAAAAGATCCCAGTCTTCGAGGTGTGAAACTACTGTTGTTGCAGTTAGTAGATGAAGACGGAAACTTCCTGCCAGAATACGAGGTAGCAGCCGATAGTGTGGGAGCAGGAGTGGAAGAGTGGGTACTGTTCAGTCGTAACGGTGCCGCGCGTCAAGTTCTAGGCAATGAACAACGTCCGTTAGATGCAGCAGTAGTGGCGATAATAGACACGATTCATGTTGAAGATCGCCTCATCTACAGCAAAAAAGAACAATATAGATAG
- a CDS encoding carbon dioxide-concentrating mechanism protein CcmK — MSIAVGMVETLGFPAVVEAADAMVKAARVTLVGYEKIGSGRVTVIVRGDVSEVQASVAAGIENVKRVNGGQVLSTHIIARPHENLEYVLPIRYTEDVEQFREGVNAIRPFGRRP, encoded by the coding sequence ATGTCAATTGCAGTGGGAATGGTTGAAACGCTGGGCTTTCCAGCAGTAGTAGAAGCTGCTGATGCGATGGTGAAAGCCGCTCGCGTTACCCTAGTAGGATACGAAAAAATCGGTAGCGGTCGGGTGACAGTTATCGTTAGGGGCGACGTTTCTGAAGTACAAGCTTCAGTAGCAGCAGGGATTGAAAATGTCAAGCGAGTTAATGGTGGACAAGTGCTATCCACTCATATCATTGCTCGTCCTCACGAAAACTTGGAATACGTCCTGCCAATTCGTTATACCGAAGATGTAGAACAATTCCGGGAAGGTGTAAACGCAATTCGTCCTTTTGGTAGAAGACCGTAA
- a CDS encoding carbon dioxide-concentrating mechanism protein CcmK produces the protein MPIAVGMIETKGFPAVVEAADAMVKAARVTLVGYEKIGSARVTVIVRGDVSEVQASVAAGVEAARRVNGGEVLSTHIIARPHENLEYVLPIRYTEAVEQFRT, from the coding sequence ATGCCAATTGCAGTTGGAATGATTGAAACGAAAGGCTTTCCGGCAGTAGTAGAAGCTGCTGATGCAATGGTGAAAGCAGCCCGTGTCACCTTGGTAGGATATGAAAAAATCGGTAGCGCTCGTGTTACCGTGATTGTGCGGGGCGACGTTTCTGAGGTACAAGCTTCAGTTGCCGCTGGAGTTGAAGCAGCCAGAAGAGTCAACGGTGGTGAAGTGTTATCCACTCACATCATCGCTCGTCCCCACGAAAACCTAGAATACGTTTTACCAATTCGGTATACAGAAGCTGTAGAACAGTTCCGTACTTAA
- a CDS encoding NAD(P)H-quinone oxidoreductase subunit F: protein MNEFLYFTSWFVPFYSLLGAILTLPWGMGIIQRTGPRPAAYFNLLTTILAFFHSLFVFNDIWERDPVILVVNWFQAADFNLSFALELSPVSIGAIVLITGLSLLAQIYALGYMEKDWSLARFFGLLGFFEAALSGLAISDSLFLSYALLEVLTLSTYLLVGFWYAQPLVVTAARDAFLTKRVGDLLLLMAVVTLSTLAGSLNFSDLYEWAQTAELNPLTSTLLGLALIAGPAGKCAQFPLHLWLDEAMEGPNPASVMRNSLVVGGGAYMLYKIQPLLALSPVALNALVVMGTVTALGATLVSIAQIDIKRALSHSTSAYMGLVFLAVGLEQGGVALMLLLTHAIAKALLFMSSGSIIYTTQSQDLTEMGGLWSRMPATTTAFVVGSAGMVTLLPLGSFWAMLGWADGLVKVSPWVIVVLVLVNGLTALNLTRIFRLVFWGTPQPKTRRAPEVGWQMAFPMVTLTILTLLLPLMLQQWYLLPSWESIDWYILLSLLASTFLGVGIGSTIYLHKAWSRSRILAWRFIQDLLGYDFYIDRVYRLTIVGAVALLSRISAWSDRYLVDGLVNLVGFAAIFSGQSLKYSISGQSQGYMLTILVVISVLGFVISFSLGLFDKLPF from the coding sequence ATGAATGAGTTTCTCTATTTTACAAGTTGGTTTGTGCCTTTTTATAGCTTACTAGGCGCAATTTTAACTCTACCGTGGGGAATGGGAATAATTCAACGTACAGGGCCAAGACCTGCGGCTTACTTCAACTTGTTGACGACGATTTTGGCTTTTTTCCATAGCTTATTTGTATTTAACGATATATGGGAGAGAGATCCAGTAATCTTGGTAGTTAATTGGTTTCAAGCTGCGGATTTCAATTTATCATTTGCCTTGGAACTCTCCCCAGTCAGTATAGGGGCAATAGTTTTAATTACAGGATTAAGTCTATTAGCCCAAATTTATGCCCTGGGTTACATGGAAAAAGACTGGTCTTTAGCACGCTTTTTTGGTCTGCTAGGATTTTTTGAAGCCGCACTAAGTGGTTTAGCGATTAGCGATTCTTTGTTCCTGAGTTATGCCCTACTAGAAGTCCTCACCCTTTCCACTTACTTACTGGTGGGATTTTGGTATGCTCAACCATTGGTAGTCACAGCAGCGCGAGATGCTTTTTTAACAAAGCGGGTGGGAGATTTGTTACTGCTAATGGCTGTAGTCACACTTTCCACCTTAGCAGGTAGTTTAAACTTTTCCGATTTGTATGAGTGGGCGCAAACTGCTGAGTTAAATCCATTAACATCAACTTTGTTAGGTTTGGCTTTGATAGCAGGTCCTGCGGGTAAATGCGCTCAATTTCCTCTACACCTGTGGTTAGATGAGGCCATGGAAGGACCTAACCCAGCGTCGGTAATGCGTAACTCGTTAGTGGTTGGTGGTGGGGCTTATATGTTATACAAGATTCAACCATTGTTAGCACTATCGCCAGTAGCACTGAATGCCTTGGTAGTTATGGGTACGGTGACAGCGCTGGGTGCAACATTGGTATCGATTGCCCAAATTGATATTAAACGGGCTTTATCTCACTCAACCAGTGCCTATATGGGATTGGTGTTTTTAGCGGTGGGCTTAGAACAAGGGGGTGTGGCTCTCATGTTATTGTTAACCCATGCGATCGCTAAAGCATTATTATTTATGAGTTCTGGTTCAATTATATATACCACCCAAAGTCAAGACTTGACAGAAATGGGGGGTCTGTGGTCACGAATGCCAGCTACTACCACTGCCTTTGTTGTCGGTTCAGCAGGAATGGTGACACTGCTACCACTGGGAAGCTTTTGGGCAATGTTAGGATGGGCTGATGGCTTAGTCAAAGTTAGCCCTTGGGTAATTGTGGTTTTAGTGTTAGTCAATGGCTTGACAGCATTGAATTTAACCAGAATCTTCCGCTTAGTATTTTGGGGAACACCACAACCGAAAACTCGCCGCGCCCCAGAAGTTGGTTGGCAAATGGCCTTCCCCATGGTGACATTGACTATATTGACACTACTATTACCCCTGATGCTACAGCAATGGTATTTACTACCTAGCTGGGAAAGTATTGATTGGTATATATTATTGTCTTTACTCGCTTCTACCTTCTTGGGTGTGGGTATTGGTTCGACAATTTATCTGCACAAAGCTTGGTCAAGATCAAGAATTCTGGCTTGGAGATTTATCCAAGATTTGTTAGGTTATGACTTTTACATTGACCGAGTTTATCGCCTCACCATTGTCGGTGCAGTAGCTTTATTATCCAGGATTTCTGCGTGGAGCGATCGCTATTTAGTAGATGGTCTGGTAAACTTAGTCGGCTTTGCCGCAATTTTTAGCGGACAAAGTTTAAAATACAGCATTTCGGGTCAATCCCAAGGCTATATGTTAACTATCTTGGTAGTAATTAGCGTCCTGGGTTTTGTCATCAGTTTTTCACTAGGTTTATTCGATAAATTACCTTTTTAG
- a CDS encoding NADH-quinone oxidoreductase subunit M translates to MLSTLILLPLLGATLIAFYPATMSGKLSRSLALGCAVITFLWTIFLAIKFNPGEVGQQFAESLPWVDALGLNYNLGIDGLSLPLLLLNGLLTCIAIYSSDESLQRPRFYYSLVLLLSVGVIGAFLAQDLLLFFIFYELELIPLYLLIAIWGGERRGYAATKFLIYTAVSAILILASFLGMVWLSGSPSFGLATLNTQNLSLATQLLLLVGILVGFGIKIPLVPFHTWLPDAHVEASTPISVLLAGVLLKLGTYGLLRFGMNLLPEAWAYVAPWLATWAVISVLFGASCAIAQTDMKKMVAYSSIGHMGYVLLAAAAATPVSVLGAVMQMVSHGLISALMFLLVGVVYKKAGSRDLDVLRGLLNPERGMPVIGTLMVLGVMASAGIPGMVGFISEFIIFRGSLAVFPMQTLISMLGTGLTAVYFLILLNRAFFGRLSAQVSNLPRVYWSDRIPALILAVLIVIFGIQPSWLVYLTEPSITAMVNTPSLVANVSVDKPGKT, encoded by the coding sequence ATGCTGAGTACGTTGATTTTGCTGCCGTTGCTGGGTGCAACATTAATAGCTTTCTATCCTGCTACTATGAGTGGGAAACTTTCCCGCAGCTTGGCTTTAGGCTGTGCCGTGATTACTTTCTTATGGACAATTTTTCTAGCCATTAAGTTTAATCCTGGGGAAGTTGGACAACAGTTTGCCGAGTCACTGCCTTGGGTAGATGCTTTAGGCTTAAACTATAATTTAGGAATAGATGGTTTATCATTGCCATTGCTATTGTTAAATGGACTTTTAACCTGCATTGCCATCTATAGCAGCGATGAATCTCTTCAACGTCCCAGATTTTATTATTCCTTAGTCCTACTATTAAGTGTTGGCGTAATTGGAGCCTTTTTAGCACAGGATTTATTGTTATTTTTCATATTTTACGAATTGGAACTGATTCCCCTCTATCTGCTAATTGCAATTTGGGGTGGTGAAAGACGTGGTTATGCAGCAACTAAATTTCTAATTTATACTGCTGTTTCCGCCATCTTGATTTTAGCCAGTTTCTTGGGAATGGTTTGGCTGAGTGGTTCTCCGAGTTTTGGACTAGCAACTTTGAACACCCAAAACTTATCTTTAGCCACACAACTGTTGCTACTAGTGGGAATTTTGGTGGGTTTTGGCATTAAAATTCCCCTCGTTCCCTTTCATACTTGGTTACCAGATGCCCACGTCGAAGCTTCCACACCAATTTCTGTATTGTTAGCTGGTGTATTGTTGAAATTAGGAACTTACGGTTTATTGCGGTTTGGGATGAACTTGTTGCCTGAAGCTTGGGCATATGTAGCCCCTTGGTTGGCAACATGGGCAGTCATTAGTGTGCTGTTTGGTGCATCTTGTGCGATCGCGCAAACAGATATGAAAAAAATGGTAGCCTATAGTTCTATCGGACATATGGGCTACGTTTTGTTAGCCGCCGCCGCCGCAACACCTGTAAGTGTATTAGGTGCTGTCATGCAAATGGTTAGTCACGGCTTAATTTCCGCCCTGATGTTTCTGCTGGTGGGAGTTGTATATAAAAAAGCAGGTAGCCGTGATTTAGATGTGCTTCGCGGGCTGCTAAACCCAGAACGGGGAATGCCTGTGATTGGTACTTTGATGGTTTTAGGAGTTATGGCCAGCGCTGGTATACCAGGAATGGTGGGTTTTATTTCCGAATTCATCATTTTTCGGGGTAGTTTAGCAGTTTTCCCGATGCAAACATTGATATCAATGCTGGGTACAGGTTTAACTGCCGTTTACTTCTTAATTCTGCTCAATCGTGCCTTTTTTGGGCGGTTATCTGCACAGGTGAGCAATTTACCCAGAGTATATTGGAGCGATCGCATTCCTGCGCTAATTTTAGCAGTATTAATCGTGATTTTTGGTATCCAACCTTCCTGGTTAGTGTATTTAACTGAACCTAGCATCACAGCAATGGTAAATACACCAAGTTTAGTTGCAAATGTGTCAGTAGATAAACCAGGTAAAACCTAA
- a CDS encoding CO2 hydration protein, whose translation MLNLKNKPVNHPLSEYLQRLQTGEALLKDTPENVLEVVGILKSYGVVLDAYSQNLIYIAEHQFLVIFPFFKYFNGEVSFSKLLHHWWHDRINFEYAEYCMKTMMWHGGGGLDAYLDTKEFQELAEAVITAKLKNDPLMQGLNQLFPDFLIEQLRVSAYYTGLGQFWRVMADMFLSLSDRYDQGEITSIPQVVDHIKTALVKDALKPITYSVKIRDKVYDIIPKSAGLTFLSDTAIPYVEAIFFRGTPFMGVVSYNAQAYQIPPDQSRFEYGALYADPLPIGGAGIPPTLLMQDMRHYLPEYLHNIYRRSRRGEDDLRVQICMSFQKSMFCVTTAAILGLLPYPLDTQDLDEEKANRVYLEKWLDRLKNSQLLVVNK comes from the coding sequence ATGCTTAATCTTAAAAATAAACCAGTTAATCACCCTTTATCTGAATATCTTCAACGCTTACAAACTGGGGAAGCATTACTTAAAGATACCCCAGAAAATGTTTTGGAAGTAGTTGGTATTCTCAAAAGTTATGGTGTAGTTTTAGATGCTTATTCCCAAAACCTCATTTACATAGCCGAACATCAGTTTTTAGTAATTTTTCCCTTTTTTAAATACTTTAATGGTGAGGTTTCTTTCTCAAAACTACTTCATCACTGGTGGCATGACAGAATTAACTTTGAATATGCTGAATATTGCATGAAAACCATGATGTGGCATGGTGGCGGTGGACTAGATGCCTATTTAGATACAAAAGAATTTCAAGAATTAGCTGAAGCTGTGATTACTGCTAAATTAAAAAATGATCCCTTAATGCAGGGACTTAATCAACTGTTTCCAGACTTTTTAATAGAACAGTTGCGCGTCTCTGCTTATTACACTGGTTTGGGTCAATTTTGGCGGGTGATGGCAGATATGTTCCTTAGCCTATCAGATCGTTATGATCAAGGGGAAATTACATCAATTCCCCAAGTTGTAGATCACATTAAAACAGCTTTGGTAAAAGATGCACTTAAGCCAATTACTTATTCAGTCAAAATTAGGGATAAAGTTTATGACATTATTCCTAAATCAGCCGGTTTAACTTTTCTTTCCGATACAGCAATACCTTATGTTGAAGCTATCTTCTTCCGAGGAACTCCTTTCATGGGCGTAGTGTCCTACAATGCTCAAGCATATCAAATTCCACCAGATCAATCTCGATTTGAGTATGGTGCATTATACGCAGATCCTTTGCCTATTGGTGGTGCTGGTATTCCTCCCACCTTGTTAATGCAGGATATGCGCCATTATTTGCCAGAATATTTACATAATATTTATCGTCGCAGTCGTCGGGGTGAAGATGATTTGCGAGTACAAATTTGTATGAGTTTTCAAAAGTCGATGTTTTGTGTAACGACAGCAGCGATTTTAGGATTGTTACCTTATCCGCTAGATACTCAAGATTTAGATGAAGAAAAAGCAAACAGAGTTTATTTAGAAAAGTGGTTAGATAGATTAAAAAATTCGCAGCTATTGGTAGTGAATAAATAA
- a CDS encoding fatty acid desaturase, producing the protein MQLDTINFNQLDSSESSQETTKLPFTLQDLKAAIPAECFQPSVIKSLYYFFRDILIIGLLYAVANYLDSWYFWPIFWVMQGTMFWALFVVGHDCGHQSFSKHKWLNDLVGHLSHTPILVPYHGWRISHRTHHKNTGSLENDESWYPISESEYNEMPLLQKIGRFYVFLLAYPVYLFKRSPGKEGSHFSPSSPLFKPSEKWDIITSTTLWIGFVGLLGFLTYQWGWMWLLKYYAGPYIGFIIWLDLVTFLHHTEPGIPWYRGEEWTFLKGAISSVDRDYGFINHIHHDIGTHVAHHIFLNMPHYNLLKATAAIKPIMGDYFHESKEPVWKSLWRSAISCHFVPDTGNKVYYTSHNK; encoded by the coding sequence GTGCAACTAGATACAATCAATTTCAACCAATTAGATAGTTCTGAATCTTCTCAGGAAACAACTAAGTTACCCTTTACTCTTCAGGATTTAAAAGCTGCAATTCCTGCTGAGTGTTTTCAGCCTAGTGTGATCAAATCACTCTATTATTTTTTTCGTGACATCTTGATTATTGGTCTGCTTTATGCGGTTGCTAATTATCTGGATTCTTGGTATTTTTGGCCAATTTTCTGGGTTATGCAAGGAACCATGTTTTGGGCTTTGTTTGTAGTTGGTCATGACTGCGGACACCAATCTTTTTCTAAGCATAAATGGTTGAATGATTTAGTTGGTCATCTTTCCCATACTCCCATTTTAGTTCCTTATCATGGTTGGCGAATTAGCCACAGAACTCACCACAAAAATACTGGTAGTTTGGAGAATGATGAAAGCTGGTATCCTATATCTGAATCAGAATACAATGAGATGCCTTTATTACAAAAAATTGGGCGTTTTTATGTATTCTTGTTGGCTTATCCAGTGTATTTGTTTAAGCGTTCTCCTGGTAAAGAAGGCTCTCACTTTTCACCCAGCAGCCCGCTTTTCAAGCCTTCGGAAAAATGGGATATTATTACTAGCACTACACTCTGGATTGGCTTTGTAGGTTTGTTAGGTTTCCTCACCTATCAATGGGGTTGGATGTGGTTGTTAAAATACTATGCAGGTCCATACATTGGGTTTATCATTTGGCTGGATTTGGTAACATTTTTACACCACACTGAGCCGGGAATTCCCTGGTATCGTGGGGAAGAATGGACTTTTCTAAAAGGTGCTATTTCTAGTGTTGATAGAGATTATGGTTTTATCAATCATATCCATCACGATATCGGTACTCATGTTGCTCACCATATCTTCCTGAATATGCCTCACTACAATTTGCTGAAGGCAACTGCGGCGATTAAACCTATTATGGGTGACTATTTCCACGAATCTAAAGAACCTGTTTGGAAGTCTTTATGGCGTTCAGCTATCAGCTGTCATTTTGTTCCAGATACGGGCAACAAGGTTTATTACACTTCACATAATAAGTAA
- a CDS encoding fatty acid desaturase — protein sequence MTTTINSQVNNVSTDFGNTQLKLKDIIKSLPKECFQKNSRKAWTQAILSLFMAGLGYFFLAISPWFLLPLAWIFTGTALTGFFVIGHDCGHRSFAKRRWVNDLVGHFFMMPLIYPFHSWRIKHNYHHKHTNKLDEDNAWHPIRPEVFETWDKTRQSAFVLFMEKRLWWVGSIGHWAVVHFDARKFQPKDQASVKLSVAVVAVFAAIVFPTLILTTGIWGFIKFWFIPWIVYHFWMSTFTIVHHTTADVPFTTADKWNEALAQLSGTIHCDYPRWVEILCHDINVHVPHHISTAIPSYNLRLAYSSIKENWSSYLHDECEFSWSLMKKITDECQLYTTDVGYKTFTEHYAE from the coding sequence ATGACTACAACAATTAACAGCCAGGTAAATAACGTCTCTACAGACTTTGGTAATACCCAACTGAAACTCAAAGATATTATCAAAAGTCTGCCAAAAGAATGTTTTCAGAAAAATAGTCGCAAAGCTTGGACACAAGCCATACTCAGCCTCTTTATGGCTGGATTAGGATACTTCTTCTTAGCAATTTCTCCTTGGTTTCTATTACCTCTAGCCTGGATTTTTACAGGAACTGCTTTAACAGGTTTTTTTGTGATTGGACATGACTGTGGTCATCGTTCATTTGCTAAACGTCGTTGGGTAAATGACTTAGTTGGGCATTTCTTCATGATGCCTTTAATTTATCCATTCCATAGTTGGCGGATTAAACATAATTATCACCATAAACATACAAACAAGCTGGATGAAGATAATGCTTGGCATCCTATCAGACCTGAAGTTTTTGAAACTTGGGATAAAACCAGACAGTCTGCGTTTGTATTATTTATGGAGAAACGCCTCTGGTGGGTAGGTTCTATTGGACATTGGGCTGTTGTGCATTTTGATGCCCGCAAATTCCAACCAAAAGACCAAGCCAGTGTTAAGCTTTCTGTGGCAGTAGTGGCTGTTTTTGCTGCAATTGTTTTCCCCACACTCATTCTCACAACGGGTATTTGGGGATTTATAAAATTCTGGTTTATACCCTGGATAGTTTACCATTTCTGGATGAGTACATTCACAATTGTTCACCATACAACCGCAGATGTTCCCTTTACAACAGCTGATAAGTGGAATGAAGCTTTAGCGCAACTATCTGGAACAATTCACTGCGATTATCCTCGCTGGGTAGAAATTCTTTGCCACGACATCAATGTTCACGTTCCCCATCATATTTCTACTGCTATTCCTTCTTATAATTTGCGTTTGGCTTACAGCAGCATTAAGGAAAATTGGAGTAGCTATCTACACGATGAGTGTGAGTTTTCTTGGTCTTTAATGAAGAAAATTACCGACGAATGTCAACTCTACACAACTGATGTTGGTTACAAGACTTTCACTGAACATTACGCAGAGTAG
- a CDS encoding acyl-CoA desaturase, which produces MTIATSKPQVNWVNTLFFVGLHVGALFVLVPSNFSWNAVGIALFLYWVTGGLGITLGYHRLVTHRSFQTPKWLEYVLVIFGTFSCEGGPIEWVGTHRIHHLHSDTEKDPHDSNKGFWWSHMDWMIHFAPAHDEVPRFTKDIIDDPVYQFLQKNFIFLQIALGLALFFLGGWSFVVWGIFFRIVWVYHCTWLVNSATHKFGYRSHESGDKSTNCWWVALLVFGEGWHNNHHAFQYSARHGLEWWEIDMTWMTIQLLQLLGLATNIKLADRKQ; this is translated from the coding sequence ATGACAATTGCTACTTCTAAACCTCAAGTTAACTGGGTTAACACCCTATTTTTCGTTGGACTACACGTCGGCGCTCTGTTCGTTTTGGTTCCTAGTAACTTTAGCTGGAACGCCGTTGGTATTGCATTATTTCTCTACTGGGTGACTGGTGGTTTAGGCATTACCCTTGGATATCATCGTCTTGTTACCCACCGTAGTTTTCAAACACCTAAGTGGTTAGAATATGTCCTAGTTATTTTTGGGACATTTTCCTGTGAGGGTGGACCGATTGAGTGGGTAGGTACACACCGTATCCATCACTTGCACTCGGATACAGAAAAAGATCCCCATGATTCCAATAAAGGTTTCTGGTGGAGCCATATGGACTGGATGATTCATTTTGCTCCGGCTCACGATGAAGTTCCTCGTTTTACCAAAGACATTATTGATGACCCAGTCTATCAGTTTTTACAGAAAAATTTCATTTTCTTACAAATTGCCTTGGGTTTAGCACTATTTTTCTTAGGTGGCTGGTCTTTCGTGGTTTGGGGAATTTTCTTTCGTATTGTCTGGGTTTACCATTGTACCTGGTTGGTTAACAGTGCTACTCATAAATTTGGCTATCGTAGTCATGAATCTGGTGATAAATCCACTAATTGTTGGTGGGTAGCTCTACTAGTATTCGGTGAAGGTTGGCACAATAACCACCACGCCTTTCAATACTCAGCCCGTCATGGCTTGGAATGGTGGGAAATTGATATGACTTGGATGACAATTCAATTACTGCAATTACTTGGTCTAGCTACAAATATAAAGCTGGCAGATAGAAAGCAGTAA
- a CDS encoding methionine gamma-lyase family protein encodes MNSSQQLRQAEQALLEIFSGIDAQVKHNLKRVLDAFRHHRVGAHHFAGVSGYGHDDLGRETLDKVFAEVMAAEAAVVRVQFVSGTHAIACALYGVLRPGDEMLAVVGSPYDTLEEVIGLRGQGQGSLIDFGINYRQLELSSQGTVDWQALNTSITDNTKLVLIQRSCGYSWRPSLSISDIEKIVHLVKQQNPHTICFVDNCYGEFIETQEPTAVGADLMAGSLIKNPGGTVVSAGGYIAGRADLVEASACRLTAPGIGSAGGATFDQNRLLFQGLFLAPQMVGEAIKGTYLTGYVFDKLGYPVNPPPLAPRGDVIQAIKLGSAKKLIAFCKAIQQNSPIGSYLDPVPDDMPGYESQVVMAGGTFIEGSTLELSADGPLREPYIVYCQGGTHWTHVSLALQAAIEAVGEA; translated from the coding sequence ATGAACAGCTCACAACAGCTGCGGCAAGCAGAACAGGCACTATTAGAGATTTTTTCTGGTATTGACGCTCAGGTCAAGCATAATCTTAAACGAGTATTAGATGCCTTTCGTCATCACCGAGTAGGCGCACACCATTTTGCAGGCGTAAGTGGCTATGGACACGATGATTTAGGAAGAGAAACCTTAGATAAAGTATTTGCCGAAGTGATGGCTGCCGAGGCTGCGGTGGTGCGAGTGCAGTTTGTTTCGGGAACTCATGCGATCGCCTGTGCGCTGTATGGTGTACTCCGTCCTGGGGATGAAATGTTAGCAGTAGTTGGTTCTCCCTACGATACGCTCGAAGAAGTAATTGGCTTGAGAGGACAAGGCCAAGGTTCTCTAATTGATTTTGGCATAAATTATCGACAATTGGAGTTAAGTTCTCAAGGAACAGTAGACTGGCAAGCATTAAATACTAGCATTACTGATAATACCAAGTTAGTTTTAATCCAGCGTTCCTGCGGCTATTCTTGGCGGCCTAGTTTGTCAATTAGCGACATTGAGAAAATAGTCCACTTAGTCAAACAGCAAAATCCCCACACCATTTGCTTTGTAGACAACTGCTACGGCGAATTTATAGAAACCCAAGAACCCACAGCCGTAGGTGCTGATTTAATGGCAGGATCATTGATTAAAAATCCTGGAGGTACAGTGGTGAGTGCCGGTGGTTATATCGCCGGACGGGCTGATCTAGTAGAAGCCTCCGCTTGTAGGCTTACAGCCCCTGGTATTGGTAGTGCTGGGGGTGCTACCTTTGACCAAAATCGCCTCTTATTTCAAGGGTTATTTTTAGCACCGCAGATGGTAGGTGAAGCCATAAAAGGAACTTACCTCACAGGTTATGTATTTGACAAACTCGGATATCCGGTTAACCCTCCACCCTTAGCACCGAGGGGCGATGTTATCCAAGCGATTAAACTTGGTTCAGCTAAAAAACTGATTGCCTTTTGTAAAGCTATTCAACAAAATTCGCCTATAGGTTCTTATTTAGACCCCGTACCTGATGATATGCCGGGATATGAAAGCCAAGTAGTCATGGCTGGGGGTACGTTTATTGAAGGTAGTACCTTGGAATTATCAGCCGATGGACCTTTAAGAGAGCCTTATATTGTTTATTGTCAAGGTGGTACTCATTGGACTCATGTATCTTTGGCGTTACAGGCGGCTATTGAGGCGGTGGGAGAGGCATAA